In Nonomuraea sp. NBC_00507, the following are encoded in one genomic region:
- a CDS encoding nitroreductase family deazaflavin-dependent oxidoreductase: protein MALTGDYEPSAWGWVREHVEQIMRTGTTDGVTIRDLPTVLMTYRGAKTGKVRKTLVMRVEHEGRYAAVASKGGAPANPQWYASLVAEPVVELQDGAVTREYRAREVFEDEKALWWRRAVAAYPDYADYQRKTDRQIPVFVLEPVNEGTPDLLPLE, encoded by the coding sequence ATGGCATTGACTGGTGATTACGAACCGAGCGCGTGGGGATGGGTCCGCGAGCACGTCGAGCAGATCATGCGCACCGGCACCACCGACGGCGTCACGATCCGTGACCTGCCCACCGTGCTGATGACCTACCGGGGCGCCAAGACCGGCAAGGTCCGCAAGACGTTGGTGATGCGTGTCGAGCACGAGGGGCGCTACGCGGCTGTCGCGTCCAAGGGTGGCGCGCCGGCCAACCCGCAGTGGTACGCCAGCCTGGTCGCCGAGCCGGTTGTCGAGCTTCAGGACGGCGCGGTGACCCGGGAGTACCGAGCGCGCGAGGTGTTCGAGGACGAGAAGGCCCTGTGGTGGCGCCGGGCGGTGGCCGCATACCCGGACTATGCCGACTACCAGCGCAAGACCGACCGCCAGATCCCGGTCTTCGTGCTCGAACCGGTCAACGAGGGCACACCGGACTTGTTGCCCTTGGAGTAG
- a CDS encoding DEAD/DEAH box helicase produces MLDLYRHAAIFEPGDPPRSGHVSFLDPAGTEAVTVAEQHDGSVRARRVAATRVPVAAAVAALARARTDEQAHPAARFWGAAALVALQLVTRGRILPGVTAGDHDSWRAGPLDTADVQRIRDLAAAMPATARAIPLPAPSDAAPSDAAPSDAAPSDAAPSDAAASDAAAPDAMELWLPDAENLLRAFLDAVADAIPRSPGAVRATGTTAYAAVKPVKVPHLRRWAEEVSAGLDAGVRLSLRLETDDDMEAAEFRAVVQLHSLADPSLVVDAAELWQGRDPGFGARARIDATLAIRRAARAWPRLGQLLDSAVPDELALSDGDVEDLLAGAAQRLGAAGVEVHWPRSLVRGLTASAVLGERDAAPSDLPSFLGGHHLTSFNWQLALGGQRLTAAEMDRLAEAHRPVVRLRDQWVLIDPDLARKARQRDLKPLTGLEALGAALTGSVEVEGEQVSVEPTAWLRELRDRLAEPEETGPPDGLAATLRDYQLHGLRWLARMTSLGLGGCLADDMGLGKTITLIALHLHRNSGPTLVVCPASLLGNWEREIARFAPGVPVRRFHGAGRTLADEGFVLTTYGTMRLDAARLGAHPWGLLVADEAQHVKNPASGTAKALREIPAAARVALTGTPVENNLTDLWAILDWTTPGLLGPLARFRARWAKPVESGDSDAAARLSRLVGPFLLRRRKSDPGIAPELPPKTETDRPVALTPEQAGLYEAVVREIMAQIANAKGMARRGLIVKLLTGLKQICNHPAHYLHEGTPRLAGRSGKLELLDELVDTIVAEDGAVLIFTQYVAMARLLDTHLTDRGVPTQLLHGGTPVTRREEMVRRFQDGHAPVFLLSLKAAGTGLNLTRADHVIHYDRWWNPAVEDQATDRAYRIGQTRPVQVHRLIAEGTIEDRVAQMLAAKRSLAEAVLASGEGAFTELTDAELAALVELR; encoded by the coding sequence ATGCTGGATCTGTACCGTCACGCAGCAATCTTCGAACCCGGCGACCCGCCCAGGTCCGGCCACGTGAGCTTCCTCGACCCCGCAGGGACCGAGGCCGTGACCGTGGCCGAGCAGCACGACGGCAGCGTACGCGCCCGCCGGGTCGCCGCCACCCGCGTGCCCGTCGCGGCCGCGGTGGCGGCGCTGGCCAGGGCGCGCACGGACGAGCAGGCCCATCCCGCCGCCCGCTTCTGGGGTGCGGCCGCGCTCGTCGCCCTCCAGCTCGTCACCCGCGGCCGCATCCTGCCCGGCGTGACGGCCGGCGACCACGACTCCTGGCGCGCCGGCCCCTTGGACACGGCCGACGTGCAGCGCATCCGCGACCTGGCCGCCGCCATGCCCGCCACCGCCCGCGCCATCCCCCTGCCCGCACCATCCGACGCCGCACCATCCGACGCCGCACCATCCGACGCCGCACCATCCGACGCCGCACCATCCGACGCCGCAGCATCCGACGCCGCAGCACCGGATGCCATGGAGCTCTGGTTGCCCGATGCGGAAAACCTCCTGCGGGCCTTCCTCGATGCCGTCGCCGACGCCATACCCCGCTCTCCCGGCGCCGTACGCGCCACCGGCACCACCGCCTACGCCGCCGTCAAACCCGTCAAAGTGCCTCACCTGCGCCGCTGGGCCGAGGAGGTGTCGGCCGGGCTCGACGCCGGAGTGCGCCTGTCGCTGCGGCTGGAGACCGACGACGACATGGAGGCGGCCGAGTTCCGCGCGGTGGTCCAGCTGCACAGCCTGGCCGATCCGTCGCTGGTGGTCGACGCGGCCGAGCTGTGGCAGGGCAGGGACCCCGGGTTCGGGGCACGGGCCAGGATCGACGCCACGCTCGCCATCCGGCGGGCCGCCCGCGCCTGGCCACGGCTGGGACAGCTGCTCGACAGCGCGGTGCCGGACGAGCTCGCCCTGTCCGACGGCGACGTGGAGGACCTGCTGGCCGGGGCCGCGCAGCGGCTGGGGGCGGCCGGTGTGGAGGTCCACTGGCCCAGGTCGCTGGTGCGCGGCCTGACCGCCAGCGCCGTCCTCGGCGAGCGGGACGCCGCGCCCTCCGACCTGCCGTCCTTCCTCGGCGGCCACCACCTGACCAGCTTCAACTGGCAGCTCGCCCTGGGCGGGCAGCGGCTGACCGCGGCCGAGATGGACCGGCTGGCCGAGGCGCACCGGCCCGTCGTGCGGCTGCGCGACCAGTGGGTGCTGATCGACCCCGATCTGGCCCGCAAGGCCCGCCAGCGCGACCTCAAGCCGCTGACCGGGCTGGAGGCGCTCGGCGCCGCGCTGACCGGGTCGGTCGAGGTCGAGGGCGAGCAGGTGTCCGTCGAGCCCACCGCCTGGCTGCGCGAGCTGCGCGACCGGCTGGCCGAGCCGGAGGAGACCGGCCCGCCGGACGGGCTGGCCGCCACACTGCGGGACTACCAGCTGCACGGGCTGCGCTGGCTGGCCAGGATGACCTCGCTCGGGCTCGGCGGCTGCCTGGCCGACGACATGGGCCTGGGCAAGACCATCACCCTGATCGCCCTCCACCTGCACAGGAACAGTGGACCGACGCTGGTGGTGTGCCCGGCGTCGCTGCTGGGCAACTGGGAACGGGAGATCGCCAGGTTCGCGCCCGGCGTACCGGTACGCCGCTTCCACGGCGCCGGCCGCACGCTGGCCGACGAGGGATTCGTCCTGACGACGTACGGAACGATGCGGCTCGACGCGGCCCGGCTGGGCGCGCACCCGTGGGGTCTGCTCGTCGCCGACGAGGCGCAGCACGTCAAGAACCCGGCCTCCGGCACCGCCAAGGCGCTGCGGGAGATCCCCGCCGCCGCCCGCGTCGCGCTGACCGGCACCCCCGTCGAGAACAACCTGACGGACCTGTGGGCCATCCTCGACTGGACCACACCGGGACTGCTCGGCCCCCTGGCCCGGTTCCGGGCGCGATGGGCCAAACCCGTCGAGTCCGGCGACAGCGATGCGGCCGCCCGGCTGTCGCGGCTGGTGGGGCCGTTCCTGCTGCGCCGCCGCAAGAGCGACCCCGGCATCGCGCCCGAGCTGCCGCCCAAGACCGAGACCGACCGGCCGGTCGCTCTCACCCCCGAGCAGGCCGGCCTGTACGAGGCCGTCGTGCGGGAGATCATGGCGCAGATCGCGAACGCGAAGGGCATGGCCCGGCGCGGCCTGATCGTCAAGCTGCTGACCGGGCTCAAGCAAATCTGCAACCACCCCGCCCATTACCTGCACGAAGGCACCCCCAGGCTGGCCGGCCGCTCCGGCAAGCTGGAGCTGCTCGACGAGCTCGTCGACACCATCGTCGCCGAGGACGGCGCCGTGCTGATCTTCACCCAGTACGTCGCCATGGCCCGCCTCCTCGACACCCACCTGACCGACCGCGGTGTGCCCACCCAGCTGCTGCACGGCGGCACCCCCGTCACCCGCCGCGAGGAGATGGTCCGCCGCTTCCAGGACGGCCATGCGCCGGTGTTCCTGCTGTCGCTCAAGGCCGCCGGCACCGGGCTGAACCTCACCCGCGCCGACCACGTGATCCACTACGACCGCTGGTGGAACCCCGCGGTGGAGGACCAGGCCACCGACCGGGCCTACCGCATCGGCCAGACGCGCCCCGTCCAGGTGCACCGGCTCATCGCCGAGGGCACGATCGAGGACCGCGTCGCCCAGATGCTGGCCGCCAAACGCTCGCTCGCCGAGGCCGTGCTCGCCTCGGGCGAGGGCGCCTTCACCGAGCTGACCGACGCCGAACTGGCCGCACTCGTGGAGCTGAGATGA
- a CDS encoding LysR family transcriptional regulator: protein MELRDIEIFLTLAEELHFGRAAERLHVSVAAVSKALKKQERAIGVELFARDSRNVRLTPVSSSATTCASCIRG from the coding sequence GTGGAGCTGCGCGACATTGAGATCTTTCTGACTCTTGCCGAGGAGCTGCACTTCGGCCGCGCGGCGGAGCGGCTGCACGTCTCCGTGGCGGCGGTCAGCAAGGCGCTCAAGAAGCAGGAACGGGCCATCGGCGTCGAGCTGTTCGCCCGGGACAGCCGCAATGTACGGCTCACGCCGGTGAGCAGCTCCGCGACGACCTGCGCCAGCTGCATCAGGGGTTGA
- a CDS encoding epoxide hydrolase family protein gives MTIQPFRIAIPQSDVDDLADRLSRTRWPDELPGAGWSRGVPLEFLKELAAYWTDGYDWRAAEARLNDYPQYVTEIDGQPIHFLHVRCDNPGALPLVLTHGYPSLFAEFTSLIEHLRQDFHLVVPSLPGFGFSTPVREAGWAMGRTARAWAELMSRLGYDRYGVHGGDIGAGVSGAVAGLDGEHVAGVHVVTDALTAANTASFLPGMADGLDPEDEVDRLILDRIAKFRSEGSGYLAIQNSRPQTVGYLLNDSPAGQLGWIAEKFEEWTDLPYDRDQLLTIVSLYWFTGSGISAARFLYEQAHSTDWGAPAAVPQGVSVFGADATVRKLLNPSADTYWAEHERGGHFPAMEAPEAVAADLRAFFGRLK, from the coding sequence ATGACCATCCAGCCGTTCCGCATCGCCATCCCGCAGTCCGACGTCGACGACCTGGCCGACCGGCTGTCCAGGACGCGCTGGCCCGACGAGCTGCCCGGCGCCGGGTGGAGCCGGGGCGTGCCGCTGGAGTTCCTGAAGGAGCTGGCCGCGTACTGGACCGACGGCTACGACTGGCGGGCCGCCGAGGCCCGGCTCAACGACTATCCGCAGTACGTCACCGAGATCGACGGGCAGCCGATCCACTTCCTGCACGTCCGCTGCGACAACCCCGGTGCCCTCCCGCTGGTGCTCACCCACGGCTACCCGAGCCTGTTCGCCGAGTTCACCAGCCTGATCGAGCACCTGAGGCAGGACTTCCACCTGGTCGTGCCGTCGCTGCCCGGCTTCGGCTTCTCCACCCCGGTCCGCGAGGCGGGCTGGGCGATGGGCCGCACCGCGCGGGCTTGGGCCGAGCTGATGAGCCGCCTCGGCTACGACCGCTACGGCGTCCACGGCGGCGACATCGGCGCCGGCGTCTCCGGCGCGGTGGCCGGCCTCGACGGCGAGCACGTGGCCGGCGTGCACGTGGTGACCGACGCCCTCACCGCCGCCAACACGGCCTCCTTCCTGCCCGGCATGGCTGACGGGCTGGACCCGGAGGACGAGGTGGACCGGCTGATCCTGGACCGGATCGCGAAGTTCCGCAGCGAGGGCAGCGGATACCTGGCGATCCAGAACAGCCGGCCCCAGACCGTCGGCTACCTGCTCAACGACTCACCGGCCGGGCAGCTCGGCTGGATCGCGGAGAAGTTCGAGGAGTGGACCGACCTGCCCTACGACCGGGACCAGCTGCTCACCATCGTGAGCCTCTACTGGTTCACCGGCTCCGGCATCTCGGCCGCCCGCTTCCTCTACGAGCAGGCCCACTCCACCGACTGGGGGGCGCCGGCGGCGGTACCGCAGGGGGTCTCGGTCTTCGGCGCCGACGCCACGGTCCGCAAGCTGCTCAACCCGTCCGCCGACACCTACTGGGCGGAGCACGAGCGGGGCGGCCACTTCCCGGCCATGGAGGCGCCGGAGGCGGTGGCCGCGGACCTGCGGGCCTTCTTCGGCCGGCTGAAGTAG
- a CDS encoding VOC family protein, which translates to MNIVSSAVSLTVADPAASSRFFTSHLSFREILVGEGFIALGRDDAAVDLVLLERDLERWQPGQGLAEVIVVFAVTGLAAEYERLRSEGATITIPLRREPWGELLMQLTDPNGVAIQLTEWISPITS; encoded by the coding sequence GTGAACATCGTCTCTTCCGCTGTATCCCTGACCGTCGCCGACCCTGCCGCTTCCAGCCGGTTCTTCACCAGTCATCTCAGCTTCCGGGAAATCCTGGTCGGTGAGGGGTTCATCGCGCTGGGCCGTGACGACGCGGCCGTCGACCTGGTCCTGTTGGAGCGCGACCTTGAGCGGTGGCAGCCGGGGCAGGGACTGGCAGAGGTGATCGTGGTGTTCGCGGTCACAGGCCTCGCCGCCGAGTACGAGCGGCTGCGCAGTGAAGGCGCCACCATCACCATCCCGCTCCGGCGGGAGCCGTGGGGTGAGCTGCTGATGCAGCTCACCGACCCCAACGGCGTGGCGATCCAGCTCACCGAGTGGATCTCCCCGATCACGAGCTGA
- a CDS encoding serine hydrolase, whose translation MSVTLTEQDKLTLRTAAWGAVSLMAAAGAAGSPHKAATEASIALTSATGLVGHVLTKAPKGLNGKSTAALADQVLPALTAAMSLLREQVPAESDNFRRTVLVAVEAAARPQKGEVSPTMAEMARKITEALDVASATPGVATPDSGVAVPPAAAGQDRPELQKLIQEMVDSGFVGVTLRVRDERGEWVGSAGVRELGQSAKPPANGHFRIGSNTKTFTATVVLQLVAEGKIGLDTPVDDYLPEFGLDRRITVRMLLQHTSGVFNFTGDYYPEYVPGIVYQGREWVEGRFKTYRPEELVRLALSKPARFEPGTDWSYSNTNYVLARLLVEKVTGRSLGEEMQRLILGPLGLSGTVVPDTSTDVPAPHAHAYYRYEEDGQEKVVDVTRQNPSWISTGGDMISTTADLATFISALVGGRLLPAELLAEMCTPEPKAGYGLGVFVQDTPGGGKVVTHNGGITGHAGLMYSTPDGGKTLTASLNYVDDAALSMGEAFQKATQRLVQEVFGGGQTGPAL comes from the coding sequence ATGTCCGTCACCCTTACTGAGCAGGACAAGCTCACTCTGCGCACCGCCGCGTGGGGCGCCGTCTCGCTGATGGCCGCCGCCGGCGCCGCCGGCTCGCCGCACAAGGCCGCCACCGAAGCCTCCATCGCCCTGACCTCCGCGACCGGCCTGGTCGGGCACGTGCTCACCAAGGCGCCCAAGGGTCTGAACGGCAAGTCCACCGCCGCACTCGCCGATCAGGTGCTGCCGGCCTTGACCGCGGCCATGAGCCTGCTCAGGGAGCAGGTTCCGGCAGAGTCCGACAACTTCCGCCGAACTGTCCTCGTCGCCGTCGAAGCAGCCGCCCGGCCCCAGAAGGGCGAGGTCAGCCCCACCATGGCGGAGATGGCCCGAAAGATCACCGAGGCCCTCGACGTGGCTTCGGCCACGCCGGGGGTGGCCACCCCGGACAGCGGTGTGGCCGTGCCGCCGGCCGCTGCCGGGCAGGATCGCCCGGAGTTGCAGAAGCTCATTCAGGAGATGGTCGATTCCGGTTTCGTCGGGGTGACGCTGCGCGTGCGCGATGAGCGGGGCGAGTGGGTCGGCAGCGCCGGGGTGCGCGAGTTGGGCCAGAGCGCCAAGCCGCCGGCGAACGGGCATTTCCGGATCGGCAGCAACACCAAGACCTTCACCGCGACCGTGGTGCTGCAGTTGGTGGCCGAGGGCAAGATCGGGCTGGACACTCCGGTGGATGACTACCTGCCCGAGTTCGGGCTGGACCGGCGGATCACGGTGCGGATGCTGCTGCAGCACACCAGCGGGGTGTTCAACTTCACCGGCGATTACTACCCCGAGTACGTGCCGGGGATCGTCTACCAGGGCCGGGAGTGGGTGGAGGGCCGGTTCAAGACCTACCGGCCGGAGGAGCTGGTCCGGCTGGCGCTGTCCAAGCCGGCGCGGTTCGAGCCGGGGACCGACTGGAGCTACTCCAACACCAACTATGTGCTGGCCCGGCTGCTGGTGGAGAAGGTCACCGGCCGCTCGCTGGGCGAGGAGATGCAGCGGCTGATCCTGGGGCCGCTCGGACTGTCGGGCACGGTGGTGCCTGACACCTCGACGGACGTTCCCGCCCCGCACGCGCACGCCTACTACCGGTATGAGGAGGACGGCCAGGAGAAGGTGGTCGACGTCACCCGGCAGAACCCGTCCTGGATCTCGACCGGCGGTGACATGATCTCGACCACCGCCGACCTGGCCACGTTCATCTCCGCGTTGGTGGGCGGCAGGCTGCTGCCGGCCGAGCTGCTGGCAGAGATGTGCACCCCGGAGCCGAAGGCGGGTTACGGGCTGGGGGTGTTCGTGCAGGACACGCCGGGCGGCGGCAAGGTCGTCACCCACAACGGCGGCATCACGGGCCACGCGGGCCTGATGTACAGCACGCCCGACGGCGGCAAGACCCTGACCGCCTCGCTGAACTACGTGGACGACGCCGCCCTGTCCATGGGCGAGGCGTTCCAGAAGGCGACGCAGCGGCTGGTGCAGGAGGTGTTCGGCGGCGGGCAGACCGGGCCGGCTCTGTAG
- a CDS encoding SWIM zinc finger family protein: protein MNAVRGFTAFPPQRAGARFATTWWGRAWIKALEDTSLDQGLLRKGRAYAKTGLLGPITVSPGRIAAVADSEYDTVVRVEQLTDDEWERFWDQVAAKSGHIAALLDRDMPHELVEAAEDAAVPLLPAVGDLEPECSCPDWGHPCQHAAALCYQASWLLDADPFVLLLMRGRGERQLIEALQRHDVPDTAEAARGVAAAQAFAAGVAPLPVPPPCDVPFSSPALEPGAGVDVAALRVLAASAASRARELLVRGRIPELTEYQDRVRLAADHDLDLGLETAVAAWRQGGPDGLDVLESAWTPPRRELARARTLLEAGWEGERPPAIEAWRNRWTLGSLQLRYGRDGRWYPFVERDGHWWPAGPPERDPSALTHHAQEA, encoded by the coding sequence ATGAACGCCGTACGGGGATTCACCGCCTTCCCGCCGCAGCGCGCCGGGGCCCGCTTCGCCACCACCTGGTGGGGCCGCGCCTGGATCAAAGCCTTGGAGGACACCTCGCTCGACCAGGGACTGCTGCGCAAGGGCCGCGCGTACGCCAAGACCGGTCTGCTCGGCCCCATCACCGTCAGCCCCGGGCGCATCGCCGCCGTGGCCGACAGCGAGTACGACACCGTCGTACGCGTCGAGCAGCTCACCGACGACGAGTGGGAGCGCTTCTGGGACCAGGTCGCCGCCAAGAGCGGGCACATCGCCGCGCTGCTCGACCGCGACATGCCGCACGAGCTGGTCGAGGCCGCCGAGGACGCCGCCGTGCCGCTGCTGCCCGCCGTCGGCGACCTGGAGCCGGAGTGCTCCTGCCCCGACTGGGGCCACCCGTGCCAGCACGCGGCCGCGCTGTGCTACCAGGCCTCGTGGCTGCTGGACGCCGACCCGTTCGTACTGCTGCTGATGCGGGGACGCGGCGAACGGCAGTTGATCGAGGCGCTCCAGCGGCACGACGTCCCCGACACCGCCGAGGCCGCGCGCGGGGTGGCGGCGGCCCAGGCGTTCGCGGCAGGCGTGGCGCCGCTGCCCGTGCCGCCTCCCTGCGACGTCCCCTTCTCCTCGCCCGCGCTGGAGCCGGGGGCCGGCGTGGATGTGGCCGCGCTGCGGGTGCTGGCCGCCTCCGCCGCCTCCCGCGCCCGCGAGCTGCTGGTCCGCGGCCGCATCCCGGAGCTGACCGAATACCAGGACCGGGTACGCCTGGCCGCCGACCACGACCTCGACCTCGGCCTCGAGACCGCCGTGGCGGCCTGGCGCCAGGGCGGTCCCGACGGCCTGGACGTGCTGGAATCGGCATGGACGCCGCCCCGCCGGGAGCTGGCCAGGGCGCGGACGCTGCTGGAGGCCGGCTGGGAAGGCGAGCGGCCGCCCGCGATCGAGGCGTGGCGCAACCGCTGGACCCTCGGCTCCCTGCAACTGCGCTACGGCCGCGACGGACGCTGGTACCCCTTCGTCGAACGCGACGGCCACTGGTGGCCCGCCGGCCCGCCCGAACGCGACCCCTCGGCGCTCACCCACCACGCTCAGGAGGCGTAA
- a CDS encoding sensor histidine kinase, whose amino-acid sequence MRLVVEGLRQLGAVTLGAVTALGGLAFALPALPLAGHPHAGAAARRLARLEARRLRVDAAALDALTGNDGRPLRYLAARAPVGLLGGMVIILLVFGAWQGGQLAWAWLWGEEFDGMARSLPLALYTGTLGGVLLFVALSGVAGVHVLERRLVMRMLGPDRTEVLERRIAELAESRAGIVAAVDSERRRIERDLHDGMQQRLVALSMLVGRARRGRQELLDQAHQEAQQALAELREVAWRVYPSGLDSLGLGEALAGVAERSSVPVTVACDLRRRPPMAMETAAYFVVCEAVTNAAKHAGAGLITVEVREEDAAVVVRVRDDGAGGASPAGGGLSGLARRVAALDGSFEVDSPAGGPTTITAVLPCG is encoded by the coding sequence ATGCGTCTCGTCGTTGAGGGCCTGCGGCAGTTGGGCGCGGTGACGCTCGGCGCCGTCACCGCGCTGGGCGGCCTGGCGTTCGCGCTGCCGGCGCTGCCGCTCGCGGGCCATCCCCACGCCGGTGCGGCGGCGCGGCGGCTGGCCCGGCTGGAGGCGCGCCGCCTGCGCGTGGACGCTGCCGCCCTCGACGCGCTCACCGGGAACGACGGGCGGCCGCTGCGTTATCTGGCCGCGCGGGCGCCCGTGGGCCTGCTGGGCGGGATGGTGATCATCTTGCTTGTCTTCGGCGCGTGGCAGGGCGGCCAGCTGGCCTGGGCGTGGCTGTGGGGTGAGGAGTTCGACGGGATGGCGCGTTCGCTGCCCCTCGCCCTCTACACCGGCACCCTCGGGGGCGTGCTGCTGTTCGTCGCCCTGTCGGGCGTGGCGGGGGTGCATGTGCTGGAGCGGCGGCTGGTGATGCGGATGCTGGGCCCGGACCGTACCGAGGTGCTGGAGCGCAGGATCGCCGAGCTGGCCGAGAGCCGGGCGGGCATCGTGGCGGCGGTCGACTCCGAGCGGCGGCGCATCGAGCGGGACCTGCACGACGGGATGCAGCAGCGGCTGGTGGCGCTGTCGATGCTCGTCGGACGCGCTCGCCGGGGGCGGCAGGAGCTGCTGGATCAGGCGCACCAGGAGGCGCAGCAGGCGCTGGCCGAGCTACGCGAGGTGGCCTGGCGGGTCTACCCGAGCGGGCTGGACTCGCTCGGGCTGGGGGAGGCGCTGGCGGGGGTGGCCGAACGCTCCAGCGTGCCGGTCACGGTAGCGTGCGACCTGCGCCGGCGGCCGCCGATGGCGATGGAGACGGCGGCGTACTTCGTGGTGTGCGAGGCGGTGACGAACGCCGCCAAACACGCCGGCGCCGGGCTCATCACGGTCGAGGTGCGCGAGGAGGATGCGGCGGTGGTCGTACGGGTGCGTGACGACGGGGCGGGCGGCGCGAGCCCCGCGGGCGGCGGGCTGTCCGGGCTGGCCCGGCGGGTGGCCGCGCTGGACGGCTCCTTCGAGGTGGACAGCCCGGCGGGCGGGCCGACGACGATCACGGCGGTGCTGCCGTGCGGGTGA
- a CDS encoding DedA family protein translates to MTDWLVGLMETLGAPGAGLAIALENLFPPLPSEVILPLSGFTASRGEMGLLDVLVWTTLGSVVGALALYWVGALLGRERVLAIAARLPLVKVSDIEKTEAWFARHGRKTVFFGRMIPIFRSLISVPAGVERMPLSTFTLLTTAGSLIWNTIFVLAGYALGENWSLVEAYVGVGTNIVIAMVVAAVLVFVGVRLAERRKGRHASRR, encoded by the coding sequence ATGACTGATTGGCTCGTTGGACTGATGGAGACTCTCGGGGCCCCGGGGGCGGGCCTCGCGATCGCGTTAGAGAACCTGTTCCCGCCCCTGCCGAGCGAGGTGATCCTGCCGTTGTCGGGCTTCACCGCCAGCAGAGGCGAGATGGGCCTGCTGGATGTGCTGGTGTGGACGACGCTGGGCTCGGTGGTCGGCGCGCTGGCGCTGTACTGGGTGGGCGCGCTGCTGGGCCGTGAGCGCGTGCTGGCCATCGCCGCCCGGTTGCCGCTGGTGAAGGTGTCCGACATCGAGAAGACCGAGGCATGGTTCGCCCGGCACGGTCGCAAGACGGTGTTCTTCGGCAGGATGATCCCCATCTTCCGCAGCCTCATCTCGGTCCCGGCGGGGGTGGAGCGGATGCCGCTGTCCACGTTCACGCTGCTGACGACGGCCGGCAGCCTGATCTGGAACACGATCTTCGTGCTGGCCGGCTATGCCCTGGGTGAGAACTGGTCGCTGGTCGAGGCCTACGTCGGGGTCGGCACCAACATCGTGATCGCCATGGTGGTGGCGGCGGTGCTGGTGTTCGTGGGCGTGCGGCTGGCCGAGCGCCGTAAGGGCCGGCATGCGTCTCGTCGTTGA
- a CDS encoding LysR substrate-binding domain-containing protein: protein MEEPDLTVGPLLFAEPRVLAVPADNALAKRSTISLEAASDYRHVTVESAPGSWVDRYVPELTPKGRSIDRAALVHNVEDILMHTAMGDTVSLFPVHVTRYYPRPGIVYLPVTDMEALPYGMVWRSDVENDLIRALARVVRELGPLPG from the coding sequence GTGGAGGAGCCCGACCTGACCGTGGGCCCCCTGCTCTTCGCCGAGCCGAGGGTGCTGGCCGTACCTGCCGACAACGCCCTGGCCAAGCGGTCCACAATCTCTCTGGAGGCTGCCAGCGATTATCGGCACGTGACCGTCGAGTCGGCGCCTGGTAGCTGGGTCGACCGCTACGTTCCCGAGCTCACTCCGAAGGGCCGGTCGATCGACCGCGCAGCCCTTGTGCACAACGTCGAGGACATCCTCATGCACACCGCCATGGGGGATACGGTCTCCCTCTTCCCGGTTCACGTGACCCGCTACTACCCGCGCCCCGGCATCGTCTACCTGCCCGTCACGGATATGGAGGCGCTGCCGTACGGGATGGTGTGGCGCAGCGATGTGGAGAACGACCTCATCCGCGCCCTCGCCCGGGTGGTGCGCGAGCTGGGACCGCTGCCCGGCTGA
- a CDS encoding carbon-nitrogen hydrolase family protein, protein MPRWVVFPEKFLTGYEPDLIRADPERCAVQADGDERLDPLLTACRDTETVAIVGTAVHDAGALTVSALVIDPDGTWVTRYDKQMLFRTERDVYRPGRHGLSLDVDGWRLGLGVCYDFGFPEHARAAALDGCHAYVVGALFSVGNGYYESRMWFPSRAFDNTMYTVLSNHVGSMGGWATCGSSAVWDPTGRLVTEAGPDGRQLLVADLDPDCLRRARNAHSVLDDLRDPALEPRERITLSPVPSRG, encoded by the coding sequence GTGCCCAGGTGGGTCGTCTTCCCGGAGAAGTTCCTCACCGGCTACGAGCCGGACCTCATCCGCGCCGACCCGGAACGCTGCGCCGTGCAGGCAGACGGAGACGAACGGCTCGACCCCCTGCTGACGGCATGCCGTGACACCGAAACCGTGGCCATCGTCGGCACGGCGGTGCACGACGCCGGTGCGCTGACCGTGTCCGCCCTCGTCATCGACCCGGACGGCACGTGGGTCACCCGCTACGACAAGCAGATGCTCTTCCGCACCGAGCGGGACGTCTACCGTCCTGGGCGCCACGGGCTCTCGCTCGACGTCGACGGCTGGCGGCTGGGCCTTGGCGTCTGCTACGACTTCGGCTTCCCCGAGCACGCGCGCGCGGCTGCGCTCGACGGCTGCCACGCCTACGTGGTGGGTGCGCTGTTCAGCGTCGGCAACGGCTACTACGAGTCCCGGATGTGGTTCCCGTCACGGGCCTTCGACAACACCATGTACACGGTGCTGTCCAACCACGTCGGCTCCATGGGCGGCTGGGCCACGTGCGGCAGCAGCGCCGTCTGGGACCCGACCGGCCGCCTCGTCACCGAGGCCGGGCCCGACGGCCGGCAACTGCTCGTCGCCGACCTCGACCCGGACTGCCTGCGCCGCGCCCGCAACGCCCACTCCGTGCTGGACGACCTGCGCGACCCGGCCCTTGAGCCACGTGAGCGAATCACCCTGTCCCCGGTCCCGTCACGGGGCTAG